The following proteins come from a genomic window of Brevibacillus antibioticus:
- a CDS encoding sugar phosphate isomerase/epimerase family protein: protein MKLGVFTVLFSEKSFEEMLDHVKAAGLEAVEIGTGCYPGNAHCNLDELLESPEKRRAYKKAVEDRGLIISALSCHGNPLTPDKSFAQQSHDTFVKTVQLAELLEVPVVNCFSGTAGDHEGAKYPSWPVAPWPNEYRDVLHWQWNEKLIPYWREWTAYATEHHVKIALELHGGFLVHTPGTLLKLREQVGEGIGANFDPSHMWWQGIDPVAAIKILGKEKAIYHFHAKDTYIDQEKVNMYGLTDMNSYANLHERAWYFRTVGYGHSQQTWADMMSALRMNGYDYVVSIEHEDAIMSMEEGFLRAVQNLQQVILREPVQNLWWV, encoded by the coding sequence ATGAAGCTTGGCGTATTTACCGTTCTTTTTAGCGAGAAGTCGTTCGAAGAAATGCTGGATCATGTGAAGGCAGCAGGTTTAGAGGCGGTGGAAATCGGCACAGGCTGCTATCCGGGCAATGCACACTGCAATCTAGATGAACTGTTGGAAAGTCCGGAAAAAAGACGAGCGTACAAAAAGGCAGTAGAGGATCGGGGACTAATAATCAGCGCGCTCAGTTGTCACGGCAACCCGTTGACACCAGATAAAAGCTTTGCGCAGCAATCTCATGATACGTTTGTGAAAACGGTGCAGCTAGCCGAGCTGCTGGAGGTGCCTGTGGTCAATTGCTTTTCTGGCACGGCAGGCGACCACGAAGGCGCGAAGTACCCGAGCTGGCCCGTTGCTCCTTGGCCCAATGAGTATCGCGACGTGCTCCATTGGCAATGGAACGAGAAGCTCATCCCGTACTGGCGCGAATGGACCGCATATGCGACTGAGCATCATGTCAAAATTGCGTTGGAGCTGCATGGCGGCTTTCTCGTCCACACGCCAGGGACACTGCTAAAGCTACGGGAACAGGTAGGCGAGGGGATAGGGGCAAACTTCGATCCAAGTCACATGTGGTGGCAAGGAATTGATCCAGTAGCTGCGATCAAAATCTTGGGCAAAGAAAAAGCCATTTATCATTTCCATGCCAAAGACACGTACATTGACCAGGAAAAAGTGAACATGTACGGGCTGACGGATATGAATTCCTATGCAAATCTACATGAACGTGCTTGGTATTTCCGAACCGTAGGCTATGGGCATTCACAGCAGACGTGGGCGGATATGATGAGTGCACTGCGCATGAATGGATACGATTATGTCGTGAGCATCGAGCACGAGGATGCCATCATGTCGATGGAGGAAGGCTTTTTGCGCGCTGTTCAAAACCTGCAGCAAGTCATCTTGCGAGAACCAGTCCAGAATCTATGGTGGGTGTAG
- a CDS encoding Gfo/Idh/MocA family protein produces the protein MTNRRKWKIGIIGAGGITEAHLEAIKEEPRAEVVAIADISAEMASYRAKRHDIPQVFTEYEMMLQESDTDAIIVCVPNYLHAEATKSAIAAGKHLLCEKPMAMNAQEAKEMIEAAKKADKILMVAQNNRFRSDSLQVKTWLKEGMLGNIYHAKTGWVRRNGIPGWGSWFTQKESAGGGPLIDIGVHMLDLTLWLLDHPKPVSVLGQTYAQFGPHKRGLSEWGRIDDNGKFDVEDMAVAMITFENGLSLTLDASWASHIAEENVFLQLYGQEGGASLRLLDNQFTLYHEWNGVTAATEITPKPQKERVLLFSNFIDAIEGKAEVLCTPEQALYINRLIEAIYASAQKGEAVRF, from the coding sequence ATGACGAATCGACGCAAATGGAAAATCGGAATCATCGGTGCAGGGGGGATTACAGAAGCACACTTGGAGGCGATCAAGGAAGAGCCGCGAGCAGAGGTAGTTGCCATTGCAGATATTTCCGCAGAAATGGCTTCCTATCGTGCGAAACGACATGACATTCCGCAAGTTTTCACCGAATACGAGATGATGCTACAAGAGTCTGATACAGACGCGATCATTGTTTGTGTTCCGAACTACTTGCATGCAGAAGCAACCAAAAGTGCGATTGCAGCAGGCAAACACTTGCTGTGCGAAAAGCCGATGGCGATGAATGCCCAGGAAGCAAAAGAAATGATCGAAGCCGCGAAGAAAGCAGACAAAATCCTCATGGTCGCACAAAACAACCGATTCCGAAGCGATTCCCTGCAAGTCAAAACATGGCTGAAGGAAGGAATGCTGGGGAACATTTATCACGCCAAAACCGGTTGGGTCAGACGAAATGGAATTCCCGGATGGGGGAGCTGGTTTACGCAAAAAGAATCAGCAGGCGGCGGTCCGTTGATTGATATCGGGGTACATATGCTCGATTTGACCTTGTGGCTTTTGGACCATCCAAAGCCTGTATCCGTCCTCGGGCAAACGTACGCGCAATTCGGACCTCACAAACGCGGCTTGTCAGAGTGGGGCAGGATCGATGATAACGGGAAGTTTGATGTGGAAGATATGGCAGTGGCAATGATCACCTTTGAGAACGGATTGTCGCTTACGCTCGACGCAAGCTGGGCTTCTCACATCGCGGAGGAAAACGTTTTCCTTCAACTATATGGACAAGAGGGTGGGGCATCCCTTCGTTTATTGGATAACCAGTTTACGCTTTACCACGAGTGGAACGGCGTAACTGCCGCGACAGAAATAACACCAAAGCCTCAAAAAGAACGCGTACTCTTATTCAGCAATTTCATCGACGCCATCGAAGGGAAGGCAGAGGTTCTCTGCACACCGGAACAAGCCTTGTACATCAACAGATTGATCGAAGCTATCTACGCATCCGCACAAAAAGGGGAAGCAGTCCGTTTTTAA